The proteins below come from a single Aspergillus oryzae RIB40 DNA, chromosome 5 genomic window:
- a CDS encoding putative THO complex component (Rlr1) (KEKE-like motif-containing transcription regulator (Rlr1)/suppressor of sin4) yields MAPGGGGKRKRGERTWSSDSVNDGQRPSPHRPSNLNMAQHNLPRDHSYTRGRGRRQNNRGGRNNFGRRPSNDNKNQAGGRKDTAMSPPNTTPAKEAPDQNQTNGAPLAMNQSQPPPSPSPAPSQSQPHPPPTPQPQMLHVPPIQPAAPPPPFDYEYVSDSVVEAWSSTGKQKLVEDGVHAKNEQDIAKLAAIYQEVIRAAFYGRLSPTDAGAVVRDIIGEDVAAEDIDMDSEGQTTTLFDTRSLFLDTLSIVTDSDTTNPALKPLVFSTGINAALMRLQLDTPLLQSLGLVRDTFARMGIRKQTNLLYRQSNYNLLREESEGYSKLLTELFTTSNNEPPSSEVVEDTFERVKAMIGAFDMDVGRVLDVTLDVFAAVLVKQYRFFVKLLRASSWWPKEDAFRGSDGDNRDSGLPNWALPGSAGWVTTDEERAELVHTNQHRDREFWKRVKEIGIRAFFEIGRKPVSEEELKRMLPESNNLSEEEAGTRKWIEETGTLPPKGNRVAAQLLGFKLRFYSSRARSKSDILPDNLIYLAALLIKVGFISLRDLYPHLWRPDDSMDLLKEEKMKEKAERERAARPGGGVNALMMAGALSDDTLPTPTPRIRESETRSATPGKDQEAEKSTPVKTEEDELPEPSDQKVMLLKSLLAIGALPESLFILSKFPWLMDGYPELPEFIHRILHHCLSKVYASLRPLPSAEELREQKQILSSDQSGIPKGQIRLTQAPPRRVLRWAQLDKEDTNDGTDYRFYWDDWADNVPLCQNIDDVFALCSSFLNLSGHKIGQDASLLTKIARIGKDSLSKDDSPENRARWKDLCKRLLVPAISLTKANPGVVNEVFDLVSFFPRETRYNMYAEWYFGQTSRLPDVKSAFDQARAETKDVLKRLSKTNIRPMARALAKIAYANPGIVINVAISQIESYENLIEVVVECARYFTNLGYDILTWALINSLGQKGRSRVQEGGLLTSRWLNALSTFAGRTFKRYSVMDPTPVLQYVVEQLRHNNSTDLIVLEQMISSMAGIITDTNFNDNQIQAMAGGEVLQAQTILQLLDRRHESKTTSRRLMKALTVSKLAGQLLIAIAQERWTCIFQESEGSDELKLLGNVFDEIHRVLAQYLDLLRSNMSVEEFDSFVPDLSSLISEFGVQPEIAFWIRRPSVAKKISESDRATTEEEAGVAKSGEVEQQSPPKDEADKMETDEGEATAQDSGQTAESAMDVDKDQSEKPPDTDAVNKTTEQAIATASVTAESPLNPVMQDLQDQVKSALPSETWGVVGLHFYVTFWQLSLYDVHVPQKAYEDEIDRQKKKVIAIGNDRSDISMAGSQRKEREKKQITQLQDRILEENKAHLKSYGQTRTKLQKEKDRWFAGMRGKHDALNVALLEQCFMPRLLLSPIDAFYCFKLLKFLHTSGTPNFRTVGLLDQLFREQRLTALIFQCTSREADNLGRFLNEVIRDLGRWHADKAVYEKEAFGTKRDLPGFAMLVDPEGKPTTFLEYEDFRRLLYKWHRLLAAALKTCLNGGEYMHIRNAISVLKGVVQNFPAVNWIGRDMLTSVNNLSQNDERDDVKIPAASLIGDLNRREKKWMLPQAFMITSQPAAGKGNPSKSEAADKNANGKTLPSRPQSSTPGLNASAAEFKPTTEPSKIEPTKTEVEDGEIEDAKMTDAASKNTIDTDKLSQKSSEQADTTASTPAEPIASQTQQASSAESTTNEKPATPAVEPRTTGQPAPASPAPTASQAPPKGPEPGRQANIPRRPDPERAPPSNQNVRSQTHTPNRPYREDGRLPPRPDLLDDRRDRHSDYPRGGRYGGEHDYNRSFEQPVGDGRGYGRLDREYPLRPSMDESFRGPPYREGRLLREPEWPDRPGRLRPSDAREAPPVARSGPPTHPDRAEMIHDHPDREGYRRGEALRQEKDDRRPLPSRTLSPPRVELPNRPERFPDERRSGNFGQAHSRHEDLPTGPRSERVGRPPMDGHDSRDSDLSHGRLRQPEPSAEIPSGPRMRNAPGRGGRGGPGPSNGPNAPNERQPPTGPGRQGMRSGPDQSASAVPSSPGPERLDTTGIHPDRLKNLQPQPTEGSFGGPMRSSHPSSPASVVPPSGPRSALGPPQGPSSLNRGPPQGPGYGGERGRGDKRFAGLNNMLQQSGGPAERAGPGPGPTIRGRGANRQPAGMNASQAPDEGGRLGPPQNRPDLMAGRPSTSFPEDDGQPRNRPSGPRGEPVEESGPESRRSGRYSGHDRDRERERDRDRDRDRDRDRDRERERRTGEEEGTRSSSRREEQRDRTRDYERERSRRSDAGAGNTREERYESREASRRGAGSRDENRRRRDREDASDAQSQEHEGRLRPPSSLGGHPPPPPPPPPLPGSAEEDRRWAGGREPRDRDRDRNRDRQRDRDYNRDGGSGGGGSHRKRGRPGGDDSGHGDGGGRGGMRMGGESKRPRRGA; encoded by the exons ATGGCTCCAGGTGGcggaggaaaaagaaaaagaggtgAAAGAACTTGGTCTAGTGATTCAGTAAACGACGGCCAACGGCCCTCTCCTCATCGGCCGAGTAACCTAAACATGGCGCAACACAACTTACCTCGCGATCACTCCTATACTCGCGGAAGAGGGCGCCGACAGAATAATCGAGGGGGAAGGAATAACTTTGGACGGAGGCCTAGCAACGATAACAAGAATCAGGCTGGCGGTCGGAAGGATACTGCTATGTCACCTCCAAACACAACACCGGCGAAAGAAGCTCCGGATCAGAATCAGACAAACGGCGCCCCCTTAGCGATGAATCaatctcaacctcccccatCACCTTCACCGGCTCCATCGCAATCACAGCCGCACCCACCGCCCACACCGCAACCCCAGATGTTGCATGTTCCTCCCATCCAGCCTGCAGCTCCACCTCCCCCATTCGATTATGAGTACGTGAGTGACAGTGTGGTTGAAGCATGGTCCTCTACGGGGAAACAAAAGCTTGTTGAGGATGGAGTGCATGCAAAGAATGAGCAGGATATCGCAAAGTTGGCCGCGATATACCAGGAAGTGATCCGGGCCGCTTTTTACGGACGACTGTCGCCGACGGATGCTGGAGCGGTAGTTAGAGATATCataggagaagatgttgctgcggaagatattgatatggataGTGAAGGACAGACGACAACCCTCTTTGATACCCGCTCTCTGTTCTTGGACACGTTATCTATCGTTACCGATTCCGACACAACGAACCCTGCCTTGAAGCCATTGGTATTCTCGACTGGAATCAACGCCGCGCTCATGCGCCTGCAGCTCGATACACCGCTCCTCCAGTCTCTGGGCCTTGTCCGTGATACATTCGCCCGTATGGGAATTCGGAAGCAGACTAATCTGCTTTACCGACAGTCTAACTATAACCTACTGCGTGAAGAATCTGAGGGGTATTCGAAGCTTCTCACCGAGCTTTTCACAACCAGCAATAATGAACCTCCGTCCAGCGAAGTCGTTGAGGATACCTTCGAGAGGGTCAAGGCAATGATCGGCGCGTTCGATATGGATGTCGGTCGTGTACTTGACGTCACGTTGGATGTTTTCGCTGCCGTTCTCGTCAAGCAATATCGATTCTTTGTGAAGCTATTGAGAGCTAGCTCATGGTGGCCTAAGGAGGATGCTTTCCGCGGTTCTGACGGTGATAATCGTGATTCCGGTCTTCCAAACTGGGCACTACCAGGCTCTGCGGGATGGGTAACGACAGACGAAGAACGGGCCGAATTAGTGCACACAAACCAACATCGTGATAGAGAATTCTGGAAGCGAGTCAAAGAGATTGGTATCCGGGCATTCTTCGAGATTGGTCGTAAACCAGTATCTGAGGAGGAGCTGAAACGTATGCTCCCTGAAAGCAACAATCTCTCAGAAGAGGAAGCGGGAACGCGTAAATGGATCGAAGAGACAGGGACATTGCCACCTAAGGGGAATCGAGTCGCGGCGCAGCTTCTCGGATTCAAGCTTCGCTTCTACTCATCTCGGGCTCGCAGCAAGTCGGACATTCTTCCGGACAATCTTATCTATCTAGCAGCGCTGCTGATTAAAGTAGGGTTCATTTCACTACGCGACTTGTACCCTCATCTTTGGAGACCAGATGACTCCATGGACCTTttgaaggaggaaaaaatgaaagaaaaagcggaAAGGGAGAGGGCGGCAAGGCCTGGTGGGGGTGTGAATGCGTTGATGATGGCTGGTGCTCTGTCGGATGATACCCTGCCTACTCCTACTCCTCGCATTCGGGAATCGGAGACACGATCAGCAACACCCGGAAAGGACCAAGAGGCAGAAAAGTCAACCCCAGTCAAgaccgaggaagatgagcttCCGGAGCCGTCAGATCAGAAAGTAATGCTTCTCAAGAGCTTACTGGCAATTGGCGCACTTCCCGAGTCCCTTTTTATACTCAGCAAATTTCCCTGGCTTATGGACGGCTACCCGGAGCTCCCCGAGTTTATTCATCGTATCCTCCACCACTGTTTGAGCAAAGTATACGCTTCACTGCGGCCCCTGCCTTCTGCAGAGGAGCTTAGAGAGCAGAAGCAGATCCTGAGTTCAGACCAGTCCGGTATACCGAAGGGCCAGATTCGGTTAACCCAAGCACCTCCGAGGCGAGTCCTTCGATGGGCCCAACTTGATAAGGAGGATACGAACGATGGAACTGACTATAGATTCTACTGGGACGATTGGGCCGATAATGTTCCTCTGTGTCAGAACATTGACGATGTCTTTGCCCTATGCTCGTCGTTCCTGAACCTTTCTGGACACAAAATTGGACAGGACGCCAGTTTACTGACCAAAATTGCAAGGATCGGAAAAGACAGTCTAAGTAAAGATGATTCGCCTGAAAATAGGGCCCGATGGAAGGACCTCTGCAAACGCCTCTTGGTGCCCGCCATCAGTTTGACCAAAGCAAACCCCGGTGTTGTCAACGAAGTTTTTGATCTAGTCAGCTTCTTCCCCCGTGAAACCCGATACAATATGTACGCAGAATGGTATTTTGGACAAACGTCTCGCCTTCCGGATGTAAAGTCGGCTTTTGACCAAGCGAGGGCTGAGACGAAGGACGTACTCAAGAGGCTGAGTAAGACGAATATACGACCGATGGCTCGGGCATTGGCCAAGATTGCGTATGCAAATCCCGGTATTGTTATCAATGTCGCCATCAGCCAAATCGAATCTTATGAAAATCTCATCGAAGTTGTCGTGGAATGTGCACGGTACTTCACCAACCTCGGGTACGACATCTTGACATGGGCGTTGATCAACTCACTTGGTCAGAAGGGAAGAAGCCGTGTTCAAGAGGGTGGTTTGCTGACCAGTCGTTGGCTGAATGCCCTGTCAACATTTGCGGGCAGAACCTTCAAACGATACTCGGTAATGGACCCTACCCCCGTGTTGCAATATGTTGTTGAACAGCTTCGACACAACAATTCCACCGATCTTATTGTCTTGGAGCAGATGATCAGCTCCATGGCTGGTATCATTACCGACACCAACTTTAACGACAATCAAATACAGGCCATGGCAGGTGGTGAAGTCCTTCAAGCCCAAACAATCCTACAGCTGTTGGACCGACGACACGAGTCTAAAACTACCTCAAGACGACTAATGAAAGCGTTGACTGTTTCGAAGCTCGCTGGTCAGTTACTTATTGCAATCGCCCAGGAACGCTGGACCTGCATTTTCCAGGAGTCAGAGGGCTCCGACGAACTCAAACTACTGGGTAATGTATTTGACGAAATTCATCGAGTTTTAGCTCAGTATCTGGATCTTCTGCGCAGCAATATGTCGGTGGAGGAGTTCGATTCATTCGTCCCGGATCTTTCATCACTGATTAGTGAGTTTGGAGTCCAGCCTGAAATAGCTTTCTGGATCCGACGACCAAGTGTGGCCAAGAAGATATCTGAGAGTGATAGGGCGACAaccgaagaggaagcagGGGTGGCCAAGAGTGGAGAGGTCGAGCAACAATCTCCGCCTAAAGATGAGGCGGACAAGATGGAGAcggatgaaggagaggcgACAGCCCAGGACAGCGGTCAAACTGCTGAGAGTGCCATGGACGTTGACAAGGATCAGTCTGAAAAGCCTCCTGACACCGATGCTGTGAACAAAACAACAGAACAAGCCATCGCAACAGCCTCAGTTACTGCTGAATCTCCTCTGAATCCCGTTATGCAAGACCTTCAAGACCAGGTCAAGTCGGCTCTGCCTTCTGAAACATGGGGTGTGGTTGGCCTGCATTTCTATGTCACCTTCTGGCAACTGTCTCTTTACGACGTACACGTACCTCAGAAAGCATACGAGGACGAAATAGACcgccagaagaagaaggtaatTGCCATTGGTAACGACCGATCTGACATTAGTATGGCTGGTAGCCAAAGAAAGGAGCGCgaaaagaagcagataaCTCAACTTCAAGACCGCATACTGGAGGAGAACAAAGCTCATCTGAAGTCTTATGGTCAGACAAGGACGAAGCtgcagaaggagaaagatcgATGGTTCGCTGGTATGCGTGGGAAACACGATGCGTTGAATGTGGCTTTGCTTGAGCAGTGCTTCATGCCTCGACTGCTGTTGTCGCCCATTGACGCATTTTACTGCTTTAAACTCCTCAAATTTCTCCATACATCCGGAACGCCTAACTTCCGGACTGTCGGCCTTCTAGACCAATTGTTTCGAGAGCAGAGACTTACTGCATTGATTTTCCAGTGCACTTCAAGGGAAGCTGATAACCTTGGCCGTTTCCTGAACGAGGTCATCCGAGATCTTGGCCGCTGGCATGCTGACAAGGCCGTTTACGAGAAGGAAGCGTTTGGAACTAAGAGGGACCTTCCTGGATTTGCCATGCTTGTTGATCCGGAAGGCAAACCGACGACGTTCCTGGAGTATGAGGACTTCCGCCGACTTTTGTACAAGTGGCACCGTCTTCTGGCTGCTGCCCTCAAAACTTGCCTGAATGGCGGCGAATACATGCACATTCGGAATGCCATTAGTGTCCTAAAGGGAGTTGTGCAAAACTTCCCTGCAGTGAACTGGATTGGCCGTGATATGTTGACCAGTGTGAACAATCTCAGCCAGAACGACGAGCGGGATGATGTGAAGATTCCTGCAGCCTCTCTCATTGGTGATCTCAACCGACGCGAAAAGAAATGGATGCTTCCTCAGGCCTTTATGATAACTAGTCAACCAGCAGCAGGGAAGGGCAATCCTTCAAAGAGTGAAGCAGCTGACAAGAACGCAAATGGGAAAACTCTGCCGTCACGGCCTCAATCTTCGACTCCAGGCTTGAACGCTTCCGCCGCGGAATTCAAACCAACCACCGA ACCGTCCAAGATAGAACCTACAAAGACGGAAgtcgaagatggagaaattgAGGATGCGAAGATGACCGATGCTGCGTCGAAGAACACAATAGACACAGATAAACTGAGCCAGAAGTCGTCCGAGCAAGCTGATACCACAGCCTCGACCCCAGCTGAACCGATTGCTTCCCAGACGCAGCAGGCAAGCAGCGCTGAATCAACAACCAATGAAAAACCTGCTACTCCAGCCGTAGAGCCTCGGACCACTGGTCAGCCCGCCCCTGCTTCCCCAGCACCTACTGCATCCCAGGCGCCTCCAAAGGGCCCTGAACCTGGCCGACAAGCAAACATTCCTCGACGCCCAGACCCAGAACGAGCGCCGCCCAGCAACCAGAATGTACGCTCGCAGACGCATACCCCTAATCGTCCTTACCGAGAGGATGGAAGGTTACCACCACGGCCTGACCTTTTAGACGACAGACGCGATAGACATTCAGATTACCCTCGAGGGGGCCGCTATGGTGGTGAGCATGATTACAATAGGTCGTTCGAACAACCTGTGGGTGATGGAAGGGGCTATGGCCGTCTCGATAGAGAGTATCCTTTAAGGCCATCTATGGATGAGTCGTTCCGTGGTCCTCCTTACCGTGAGGGGCGTCTCCTAAGAGAACCGGAGTGGCCAGATCGTCCCGGACGTTTGCGCCCTTCGGATGCTCGAGAGGCACCACCTGTCGCACGCTCCGGTCCACCGACACACCCTGATCGTGCAGAAATGATACACGATCATCCTGACCGGGAAGGCTATCGACGTGGGGAGGCACTGCGACAAGAGAAGGATGATAGGCGACCTTTGCCATCAAGAACGTTATCGCCTCCCAGAGTGGAACTTCCAAACCGCCCAGAACGCTTCCCTGATGAACGCCGATCCGGTAATTTCGGACAAGCACATTCACGACATGAGGATTTACCTACTGGACCTCGCAGCGAACGCGTTGGACGACCTCCTATGGATGGCCACGACTCAAGAGACTCTGACCTGAGCCATGGACGGTTGCGTCAGCCAGAGCCTTCGGCCGAAATCCCATCTGGGCCGCGGATGCGAAATGCACCTGGCAGAGGCGGCCGAGGTGGTCCCGGGCCATCTAACGGCCCGAACGCACCTAATGAACGCCAGCCACCTACTGGGCCAGGTCGTCAGGGTATGCGTAGTGGTCCTGACCAATCTGCATCCGCAGTCCCATCGTCCCCTGGTCCTGAAAGGCTTGACACCACTGGAATACATCCAGACCGGCTGAAGAACCTTCAACCGCAGCCTACTGAAGGCTCATTTGGAGGACCCATGCGTTCCAgtcatccttcatctcctgcGTCCGTTGTTCCTCCGTCGGGACCTCGTAGTGCGCTTGGACCACCGCAGGGGCCATCCTCTCTTAATCGTGGACCACCCCAAGGCCCCGGCTACGGTGGTGAACGGGGTCGTGGTGATAAGCGGTTTGCTGGACTCAACAACATGCTGCAACAATCTGGAGGACCCGCGGAGCGTGCGGGCCCAGGCCCAGGTCCAACGATTCGTGGCCGAGGTGCCAACCGTCAGCCTGCTGGTATGAATGCTTCTCAGGCTCCTGATGAAGGCGGTCGGTTGGGGCCACCACAGAATCGGCCTGACCTTATGGCCGGTCGACCCTCTACTTCTTTCCCTGAGGACGATGGACAACCTCGGAATCGACCAAGCGGTCCTCGTGGGGAGCCTGTCGAGGAGTCTGGACCTGAGTCACGGAGGTCTGGGCGGTACTCGGGCCACGACCGGgatcgagaaagagagcgGGACCGTGATCGGGACCGTGATCGGGACCGTGATAGGGATAGGGAACGTGAGCGTCGGAcaggcgaggaggagggaacGCGCAGTAGCAGCAGGAGAGAGGAGCAGCGAGATCGAACGCGAGACTACGAACGTGAGCGCAGCCGTAGAAGTGATGCAGGCGCAGGCAACACTAGGGAAGAACGGTACGAGTCCCGCGAAGCATCACGCCGAGGGGCTGGATCACGCGACGAAAATCGTCGTCGACGGGATCGGGAGGATGCATCAGACGCCCAGAGTCAGGAACATGAAGGGCGCCTTCGGCCACCATCCTCACTTGGTGGACACCCACCTccgccccctcccccgccgccCCTCCCAGGCAGCGCGGAAGAAGATAGGCGCTGGGCCGGCGGCAGGGAACCGCGTGATAGAGATCGAGACCGGAATCGAGATCGTCAACGCGACCGAGACTACAACCGCGACGGCGGCagcggaggaggaggctcCCATCGTAAGCGTGGAAGACCCGGGGGCGATGACAGTGGACACGGCGATGGCGGTGGCCGGGGAGGCATGAGAATGGGGGGTGAGAGTAAACGGCCTCGACGAGGCGCGTGA
- a CDS encoding glycerophosphodiester phosphodiesterase family protein (predicted protein), translating to MPTPIFTAFIDFATGFPTQLDNFGVNLDHRGQSVENGVNGVVSHQSEEPYSTRDSVLKHEDDSAVESLTESMEDWASDRSLSQLTATDTGSDSSQLYLGPHDPFEPKEQLDGYNAGRKPVFAIAHRVLTIQGMKDAVAHGANALEIDMRGWSSWGRKGWYCDHDGTITSPGDKAEDMFRAIQDQRRNGKTINFVWLDLKKPDEYKAGENAIERLRDLARKYLQPWGVRVLYGFYRSHVDGRAFGVIRDNHNYLEAVSINDKAANVHKSFQHYGAKIQNTKRVADYGYFNLGFQFGNCSELDYYTCTELRHAGRMRDEGKFGKVFGWTLAVDQADLANALLGTARVDGLIYGFKVTAYRDHEDTRAAVKDIQTWVQKHSVTHYLAGQNDSPW from the exons ATGCCCACACCTATTTTCACCGCATT TATTGACTTTGCTACCGGTTTCCCAACGCAGCTTGATAATTTCGGTGTCAATTTGGATCATCGCGGACAGTCCGTGGAGAATGGTGTCAATGGTGTTGTCTCCCATCAATCTGAGGAACCTTACTCCACTAGGGATTCTGTGTTGAAGCACGAAGATGACTCCGCCGTTGAGTCTCTTACCGAATCGATGGAAGATTGGGCCAGTGACAGGTCGCTTTCGCAACTTACCGCTACCGACACCGGCTCCGACTCCTCTCAGCTATATCTTGGACCACACGATCCCTTTGAACCTAAGGAGCAGTTGGATGGATACAATGCAGGTCGAAAACCAGTGTTTGCCATTGCACATCGGGTCCTAACGATTCAAGGAATGAAGGACGCGGTGGCCCACGGTGCCAATGCTCTAGAAATTGACATGCGAGGCTGGAGTAGCTGGGGCCGCAAGGGCTGGTATTGTGACCACGATGGCACCATCACGAGTCCCGGTGATAAAGCAGAAGATATGTTCCGAGCAATCCAAGACCAGCGGCGAAACGGCAAGACAATCAACTTCGTGTGGTTGGATCTAAAGAAGCCGGACGAGTACAAGGCCGGCGAGAACGCAATCGAGAGACTCCGAGACCTGGCCAGGAAATACCTCCAACCTTGGGGCGTTCGAGTTCTGTATGGATTTTACCGCAGCCACGTGGACGGGAGGGCATTTGGTGTCATTCGAGACAATCACAACTATCTTGAGGCAGTCAGTATCAACGACAAGGCAGCCAACGTCCATAAATCGTTTCAACATTATGGGGCTAAGATCCAAAACACGAAAAGGGTGGCGGATTATGGCTACTTCAATCTTGGGTTTCAATTTGGGAATTGCTCTGAGCTGGATTATTATACCTGCACTGAATTGAGACATGCAGGCCGAATGCGAGATGAGGGAAAATTTGGTAAAGTTTTTGGCTGGACTCTTGCAGTTGACCAAGCTGATCTTGCCAACGCTCTGCTGGGCACTGCACGGGTGGATGGTCTGATTTACGGTTTCAAAGTAACCGCATATAGGGACCATGAAGATACAAGGGCTGCTGTCAAAGATATCCAAACCTGGGTCCAGAAACACAGTGTGACCCATTACCTTGCAGGGCAGAATGACTCACCTTGGTAA
- a CDS encoding aegerolysin family protein (predicted protein) gives MALCLCQQSKISGAQELIRLLFDIDLLHLLIDLNIRSRKIPKGNMKRTKKYASQVNGKEIIPGTSQLLETCGRSSAASGTEGTLELWDKTQRICKLYWDCPWGSKVNKFKVQEKYKTYRVEVGPWNSYGGALGNVDVEISRKRA, from the exons ATGGCACTATGTCTCTGTCAGCAGTCGAAGATCAGTGGAGCCCAAG AACTTATCCGCTTGCTGTTTGATATAGA cctccttcatcttctaaTTGACTTGAACATTCGCTCC CGTAAAATTCCAAAGGGAAATATG AaacggacaaagaaatacGCGAGCCAAGTCAATGGCAAGGAGATCATACCTGGAACTTCACAGCTCTTGGAGACTTGTGGCCGTAGTAGTGCGGCTTCCGGAACCGAAGGAACACTTGAGCTGTGGGATAAAACCCAACGGATCTGTAAGCTCTACTGGGACTGCCCGTGGGGTAGCAAAGTCAACAAATTCAAGGTTCAAGAGAAGTACAAAACATACCGAGTTGAAGTTGGGCCTTGGAATTCCTACGGTGGGGCTCTAGGAAATGTGGATGTTGAGATTTCAAGGAAGAGAGCATAG
- a CDS encoding CVNH domain-containing protein (predicted protein) — MSSFAESSRDVRIENRGPETWLVCEAQAEDGSWQPAEINLDDVIGNDDGWFSRDTTGFTQSADDITFEFRGSEPWLEAELPTRDGGSRGRQGINLGLHITNNDGNLEWYVSIEIYHWGH; from the exons ATGTCGTCTTTCGCCGAATCCTCCCGAGACGTCCGTATCGAAAACCGGGGACCTGAAACCTGGCTCGTTTGCGAGGCCCAGGCAGAGGATGGATCGTGGCAGCCCGCCGAAATCAACCTCGATGATGTGATCGGCAACGACGATG GCTGGTTCAGCCGCGATACCACCGGATTTACCCAGAGCGCCGATGATATCACTTTCGAATTCCGTGGTTCCGAGCCTTGGCTCGAGGCTGAGCTGCCAACGCGTGATGGTGGTAGCCGTGGACGTCAGGGCATCAATCTCGGACTCCACATTACCAACAACGACGGTAACCTGGAGTGGTATGTAAGTATTGAGATCTATCATTGGGGTCACTAA
- a CDS encoding putative nucleoside-diphosphate-sugar epimerase (predicted protein), with product MAPPKVFLWAHPDWQYSLLVRSKDKAAQVTSKYPNVRIVLGDLDSSNIIEEEVKNADIVLHCADCDHVASAEAIAKGAAHHTPENPVWVIHTSGTGILTVEDFRTNTWGFYRSKEHNDWEGVDELLNLPDDSFHRNVDKIIIEASQRNPESVKTAIVCPPTIYGPGRGPGNQKSVQAYWLAAAVLKRKKGFLVGEGKNIWHQVHVQDLSDVYGALADAAAAGGGKATWNDKGYYLAENGQFVWGDIQREVARVAYEKKLIPSPDVESLPDAQVSELNEFGLYAWGSSSRGHALRARKLFGWSPSKPSLKELIPEIVDLEAKNLGLL from the exons ATGGCTCCCCCTAAGGTCTTCCTGTGG GCACATCCTGACTGGCAATACTCCCTCTTAGTTCGAAGCAAGGATAAGGCAGCCCAGGTCACTAGTAAATACCCCAATGTGAGAATCGTCCTTGGAGATCTCGACTCGTCCAATAttattgaggaagaggttaAGAACGCCGACatcgtactcc ATTGTGCCGACTGTGATCATGTAGCATCAGCCGAGGCAATCGCAAAGGGTGCCGCCCACCACACGCCCGAGAATCCAGTCTGGGTGATCCACACCTCTGGCACTGGCATTCTGACCGTTGAGGATTTCCGCACCAACACCTGGGGCTTCTACCGTTCTAAGGAGCACAACGACTGGGAAGGCGTTGACGAACTCCTTAACCTCCCTGATGACTCTTTCCACCGCAACGttgacaagatcatcatcgaggCTAGCCAGCGGAACCCTGAAAGTGTGAAGACGGCCATCGTCTGCCCTCCTACTATTTACGGCCCTGGCCGTGGACCTGGTAACCAGAAGAGCGTTCAGGCATACTGGCTCGCCGCCGCtgtgttgaagagaaagaagggattCTTGGtgggtgaaggaaagaacaTTTGGCATCAGGTCCACGTCCAGGACCTCAGTGACGTATATGGTGCTTTGGCAGACGCTGCCGccgctggtggtggaaagGCAACATGGAACGATAAGGGCTACTATCTGGCCGAGAACGGACAATTTGTCTGGGGCGATATCCAGCGTGAAGTGGCTAGAGTCGCCTatgagaagaagttgattcCATCTCCTGATGTTGAATCACTGCCAGATGCGCAGGTCTCGGAGCTGAATGAGTTTGGGCTGTATGCTTGGGGAAGCAGCTCTAGAGGCCATGCGCTTCGTGCCAGGAAGTTGTTTGGGTGGTCCCCGAGCAAGCCTAGTCTGAAGGAGCTTATTCCTGAGATCGTGGACCTTGAGGCTAAGAACTTGGGTTTGCTGTAA